CTATGCAGATCCTGTACCCGTACTTCCATTTTTAAACTGGACACTATTACATAACTATGGTGCAGCTTTTAGCTTTTTATCTGATGCAGGAGGATGGCAGCGCTATTTCTTCACATCTTTGGCGGGCTTAGTTTCAGTACTTTTTGTATTTTGGTTAATGCGTATGCCTAAAAAAATGGTGGTACTACCTGTAGCCATCGCTTTAATTTTAGGTGGAGCTTTAGGCAATTTAATTGACCGTATTACCCTAGGTTATGTGGTCGATTTCATTCATGTTTATTACCAAAATCATCACTTTCCAGCTTTTAATATTGCGGACAGTG
This genomic stretch from Acinetobacter pittii harbors:
- the lspA gene encoding signal peptidase II, giving the protein MPNSQAKKGLFQFYPHNLIWLGLSVLAIVLDQWTKWIASTHLNYADPVPVLPFLNWTLLHNYGAAFSFLSDAGGWQRYFFTSLAGLVSVLFVFWLMRMPKKMVVLPVAIALILGGALGNLIDRITLGYVVDFIHVYYQNHHFPAFNIADSAITLGTILLLIDTFFLEKQRNQNSDA